TAATACGTAACGTTTGACGTCCTGTTCGTTCATGTTCAGTCTGATAGCCGTTTCCTGAATCGCATTTTTCCCGTTCACAATAAGACTGCCGTGAAATTTAGTGAATTCCTGTTCCACGAGTCTGAACTGTTTGTAAATGTTCCTTTCCGGTTCAGGCAACAGAGGAATAAATTCATCCTTTAATTTAAAATAGTTATCATGTTCCATCAGGACACCTCCCTTTCTGTCAGTATACCTTGATGGAATCATAATGAAAACCTATAAACTGTTACATATTAATATACCGATTATTTTAATCTGTATCATGCTATTGGTACAGCTCATTTTTTTCTATTTTCATAAACAAAGTCTGTTATATAAGTATTTTTGATAAGGAGAGCGAAATGCAAGAAATGAAAAATAGAATCTGTTTCATTTGAATGATGAATCTGTGTTATTGTCATTAGACCGTCACATTTACCTGTTTGTTTTCGGTGGGAAATCCACTATACTTAAGTTAGATCAATAAGTGATTGATTTCACAACAGCAGTCATTCAGATTGAACGAATAAAATATTTTCTGGAGGCGTTAATTATGAGTATGACTATGGAAACTTTACAACAACCGGCATGGGAATCTTTTCAGGCAGGCAACTGGCAGTCCACAATTGATGTACGTGACTTCATTCAAAAAAACTACTCTCTGTATGAAGGCGATGAATCGTTTTTAACAGAAGCAACTGAAGCCACCTCTTCTCTTTGGGATCAGGTTATGGAACTGTCCCGACTTGAGCGGGAACGCGGCGGAGTTTACGACATGGACACGGAAATTGTTTCTTCTATTGTTTCTCATGGGCCAGGATACCTTGACAAGAGCAAGGAAAAAATCACGGGTGTTCAGACAGATGTACCTTTCAAACGATCCATGCAGCCATTTGGCGGATTGAGAATGGCAAAAGCCTCATTGGAATCCTACGGTTATGAATTGAATTCTGAGGTGGAAGCCTTTTTTGCAAATAATCGAAAAACCCATAACCAGGGTGTGTTCGATGCGTATACCCCAGAAATGAAGCTTGCTCGTAAAGTCGGTATTATTACAGGACTTCCTGATGCATATGGACGCGGACGTATTATTGGCGACTATCGTCGTGTTGCACTGTACGGTGTGGATTTCCTGATTGAAGAGAAAAAGAAAGAAATGAAAGTAACGGAAGGCGTCATGTCATCAGAAAATATTCAGCTTCGTGAAGAGATGGCAGAACAGCTGAGAGCATTGAAAGAACTTGCTGAACTCGGAAAAATGTATGGATTCGATTTGAATCGTCCTGCAATGAATACAGTTGAAGCATTCCAGTGGCTCTATCTTGGCTATCTTGCTGCAGTTAAAGAACAAAATGGTGCTGCAATGAGTCTTGGACGAGTATCAACATTCCTCGACATTTACGTTGAGAGAGATATGAGTAAAGGTCTCATTAACGAACAGGAAGTGCAGGAAATTGTTGATCATTTCATTATGAAGCTTCGTCTTGTGAAATTCGCAAGAACGCCTGAGTATAACGATCTTTTCAGCGGGGATCCGACATGGGTTACAGAATCTATTGGCGGTATCGGTGAAGATGGACGCCCTCTGGTAACGAAGAACTCTTTCCGTTTCCTCCACTCTCTGCACAATCTTGGACCGGCTCCAGAGCCGAACCTGACTGTACTTTGGTCTCCGGATCTTCCAGAAGCGTTTAAGCTCTATTGCTCAAAGATGTCTATCGAGACAAGCTCCGTGCAGTATGAAAATGATGATCTGATGCGTCCGGAATACGGCGATGACTACGGAATTGCCTGCTGCGTATCAGCAATGACAATTGGAAAACAGATGCAGTTTTTCGGCGCACGTGCGAATCTCGCAAAAGGGCTTCTCTATGCGATTAACGGTGGAGTGGATGAAATGGCTAAAGTCCAGGTCACTCCGGGCGTTGAGCCGATCACGTCTGAATACCTTGATTATGATGAAGTTCGTCATAACTTTGATCAGGTCATGGAATGGCTCGCAGGCCTCTATATCAATACACTGAACATCATTCACTATATGCATGACAAGTACAGCTATGAGCGTATCGAAATGGCGCTTCATGACCGAGATGTTCGCCGCACGATGGCTACTGGTATTGCAGGTTTGTCAGTTGCCGCAGATTCACTCAGTGCAATCAAACACGGAAAAGTCCGAGTAATCCGTGATGAAGATGGTCTTGCTGTTGATTATGAAGCAGAAGGCGACTATCCGAAATTCGGGAATGATGATGACCGGGTTGACATGATTGCCAAAGAACTGGTTGAGGTCTTTTCTCAGAAACTGAAAAAGCATGCCACTTATCGCAACGCTGAAACGACAATGTCGATCTTGACGATCACTTCCAATGTCGTTTACGGTAAAAAGACCGGTAACACACCATGTGGAAGAAAAGCCGGTGAACCATTTGCACCAGGTGCAAACCCGCTTCACGGACGTGATACGAAAGGCGCTTTAGCATCATTGAACTCTGTTGCGAAAATGCCATATAAAGATGCGCTTGACGGCATCTCCAATACATTCTCCATTGTACCAAAGGCTTTGGGTAAAGAGGATGCCATGCAAAGAGCCAATCTTTCAGCAATCCTTGATGGTTATATCGTAAAGAACGGTCACCATTTAAATATCAACGTCTTTAACAGGGAAACACTGATGGATGCCATGGAGCGCCCTGAAGAATACCCACAGCTGACAATCCGTGTATCCGGATACGCAGTCAACTTTATTAAATTAACTCGTGAACAGCAGATTGATGTTATCAACCGAACATTCCACGAGTCTATGTAAGACAATCTATATGTAAGAGAGGATGGGAGAAAAACAACGTTTTTCTCCCCCCTTTTTCAATCAGGAGGTTTTTCATCATGAACGGTCGTATTCATTCCATTGAGACAACAGGTATGGTTGATGGACCCGGGATCCGATATATGATCTTTACGCAGGGCTGTCTGTTGAGGTGCCAATACTGCCATAATCCCGATTCATGGGACAGAGAAGCAGGAACCGATATGTCTGTTCAGGAGTTGATTGAGGACATCAAGAAGTACATCCCTTACATGAATGCTTCTGGTGGCGGAGTTACTGTGAGCGGCGGCGAACCGCTTTTGCAGGTCCCTTTTTTGACAGCATTGTTTACGGAACTGAAAAGCCTTGGGGTTCATACCGCCATTGACAGTTCAGGCGGCTGTTATTCCAACCAAGATGCATTTCAGTCAGATTTTCAACAATTATTGACTGTAACAGATC
This genomic window from [Bacillus] selenitireducens MLS10 contains:
- the pflB gene encoding formate C-acetyltransferase, producing METLQQPAWESFQAGNWQSTIDVRDFIQKNYSLYEGDESFLTEATEATSSLWDQVMELSRLERERGGVYDMDTEIVSSIVSHGPGYLDKSKEKITGVQTDVPFKRSMQPFGGLRMAKASLESYGYELNSEVEAFFANNRKTHNQGVFDAYTPEMKLARKVGIITGLPDAYGRGRIIGDYRRVALYGVDFLIEEKKKEMKVTEGVMSSENIQLREEMAEQLRALKELAELGKMYGFDLNRPAMNTVEAFQWLYLGYLAAVKEQNGAAMSLGRVSTFLDIYVERDMSKGLINEQEVQEIVDHFIMKLRLVKFARTPEYNDLFSGDPTWVTESIGGIGEDGRPLVTKNSFRFLHSLHNLGPAPEPNLTVLWSPDLPEAFKLYCSKMSIETSSVQYENDDLMRPEYGDDYGIACCVSAMTIGKQMQFFGARANLAKGLLYAINGGVDEMAKVQVTPGVEPITSEYLDYDEVRHNFDQVMEWLAGLYINTLNIIHYMHDKYSYERIEMALHDRDVRRTMATGIAGLSVAADSLSAIKHGKVRVIRDEDGLAVDYEAEGDYPKFGNDDDRVDMIAKELVEVFSQKLKKHATYRNAETTMSILTITSNVVYGKKTGNTPCGRKAGEPFAPGANPLHGRDTKGALASLNSVAKMPYKDALDGISNTFSIVPKALGKEDAMQRANLSAILDGYIVKNGHHLNINVFNRETLMDAMERPEEYPQLTIRVSGYAVNFIKLTREQQIDVINRTFHESM
- the pflA gene encoding pyruvate formate-lyase-activating protein — encoded protein: MNGRIHSIETTGMVDGPGIRYMIFTQGCLLRCQYCHNPDSWDREAGTDMSVQELIEDIKKYIPYMNASGGGVTVSGGEPLLQVPFLTALFTELKSLGVHTAIDSSGGCYSNQDAFQSDFQQLLTVTDLFLVDLKQMDDAKHRDLTGVSNRHIRIFAEDLSNRNIPVWIRHVLVPGKTDESKDLHDLGQFIATLKNVDRIEILPYHRMGVYKWEEMNLDYPLGDTETPSAAETEKARNIIRQYSGNVPVY